The DNA window GTTTGTCCCtttcattattttgtttagTTCTTTTTTTTCACATCGGCAAAGAAGCATAAATTTAAAGGCTGCAAAATGGTAGACTCGAATCCAAGACTTTGCTCCAGGCTAATTCTCACAGtctattttgtttcttttattgagagaaaaaaaagttgtGTATACTGAAATAAGGATGTCAGTTGAGTCAATTTGTTTCTCTTCTTGAAAGAAAAAACTTGTGTATGTTTAAATAGAGATGTAAATTGggtcatattataaattttCAGATTATAAATTATCACTCTAATGTTTAACTTATAGGTTAACTTGgatcaattgatttaatttcatataattttttggttatttgattattagaaattaaattaacttAGTAGTGCtcaatatttaattgattcaaaattaattttagtaCCTGAAAAGGCCAAAATTCATAAGCAAATACTATTAGGCCTCAGAAGATTATATATTATGCCATATTCActtaatcaaataaaattaaatatgaaattaaaaaagaTTCTAATATTGAAGAAAATGATTTAATAGCAGTTTAAGTATAATGAATTTAAAAATGGTAAATTTTCAGAAAAGTCATAAATTGATCAAAATTGTGAGATGATCATAATTTGATAAAAATTCACAATATCTCATGGCAATTTCCCTTTTAAATAAAAGAATGTTGGtcttaaaattagaaatattagctgaattttaatattttttaaaactttaaaaatatcttaaaaATTATTGATGCCAATTTCCCGGATTAAGTTTcgaattttgttaaattattaGGGTGCGTTGAAAAGATTTTCTTTAGTTCATATAACACATTTTTCCCATGAATAGTGATACCAAATTCTGTGTAAATTAGTGTTTGGTAGAAGATGATTAAACACTTAATCCATTGCTTGGTAAGATTTACGTATGACATCCCCTAATTAGAGTACCGAGTACCGAGTACCTTATGTGATGACAAAAATATCCCTACTCTTTGGAATGAAATGTCCGCAAAACCATCCTTCGTCCTTGATGGACAGCAAAATGGCGCCTTCCTTGTCTCTGTTTGGTGTTACCTTCTCCACATTTTACACAACGCAATTGTGAAGAAGGGCATTGGTGAATAAAAAAATGAGCATCCAATGTGGTATGCACgctagggattgtgtcattagCTTCCGGGCTCTCCGACAAATTTGAGATCTACCAAACGGTAATGGTGATGGTGACTCATATCCACTTTATTTATTTCTCAACAACTTAAGAGCTCATCTATTGAATGCCGATAGGCATAGTTAAGTTGTATAAAATGGGGGACGGAGTAGGAGGCTTTATTCACACACCATCTCCTAATCAGGTAGTCGAAGAAGCAGAGAAAAAATTATACCACCAATTTTCTCTAATAGTGAAATGCCTCAATCGCCGATTCTAATCTCAATTCCAGCGAGATTCGGGAATTTTCTTCCAGGTTCTCCGACAAATTTGAGATCTACCAAACGgtggagaaaaaggtagaacGTGGCCTTTTATGGAGTACCATTCATGCCCTTATAGTAGTGCGTACCTCTAAACAGCCAACTGCCGTTTGATGAATTACTTCTTGCGTTTTGCCCACAGCAACTTCAGTCTCCAACAATATTCATTTGTCAATTTTGCCCTTTATCACTTCTTCACTATTTCCTTAAACCCCAGCAAACCACCACCTGCAACCTCCGCCATCGCCGCCGTATAATTCGCGGCAATTTCAAAATTGAGGGTATGATTTCAGAAACTTAGTCGTTTCTAATTCGATAATTAAAAGCGGCAAGTTCACAAGGATGAATTGTAATCAATTACTAGggcattttttatttgaatttgttaTGGGTCGGATGTGAATTGAATTTGCTCAACTGATTTTAAATATGATATGCAAGAATAATTTTGTAGTTAAAGGACTTCTTTTTGCTGGATTAATGAGAAGAGGTGTATGTTTGCAGATATTACAGAGGAAATAAAATGGAGACGTCCTGTGCATATGCACGATGTTCATGCTCACTGTCAGCGGCCCAGTTTTCTGTGGTACCTCAATATAATGTATTTCTTCCTCTTCCTACTAGTAGGAAGCTGCGGCAGCATATGCTGCTTCCTGTAACAGCAGTGGCGAAGAAGGATCTTAGAGGGAGTGTCAATGACACAGAGCCGAGTACAATCGATGATGGTAGTGGAAAGTCTGCCAAAGGGTCAGGGACGACAGCAAGAGGGCGCCGTTTGTTGAAAGTTCGGGAGGAAAAGCGGAAACGTGATCAGGAGCGGCTCCACAATTATCCTGCTTGGGCAAAGTAATTTTTGCTATGCTTTTCTTAATTTTCTGCTTGCATATATAGGTGTAATTGTGAATATCACATTCCTCTTTCCTTGCGTAACTTTTGTGCAGGGTACTGGAAGATGCGTGTAGAAATGATTCCGAGCTTAGAGCTGTTCTGGGAGATAGTATTGGTGATCCTGACCTCATGAGAAAAAGAGTGAGTTGAGTTAGTTCTTGTTCAATTTACTTTGAATTGTGGAGGGTTTCGCTGAATCGAGCTATCGAGTTGGCCGTGTATTTATGCGTCTGACCTTTGGAATCGCCTACATGCATTATTTTTCCAGTGAGCAATATTGAAGTACATATTCTCATGGGAGGCACAAAATTCATTCTTTAGGTGTTTTCACGATTTGTTATATATGTATTAAAGTATTTGTGACTTGGCCTTTTGTTTTCTATATCTGATAGGTTGAAGAAAGGGTTCGGACGAGGGGCAGAAATATCACAAAATCTAAATCCGGATCTGTCCTTGCATTCAAAGTTAGCTTTAGAGAGTAATGCACTTTTGCTTTTGGATGCTCCTCtgattgtgtgtgtgttttatggGAATTCTTTGAGCGTTTCACCATTTTGTGATGCCTTCTTTGCTTGCACTGTGTGCGTGGTCTCTCAACTCAATATATTATTTATGTTATTACTTcagttaattttcttttttcaaataTGCTTTTCTGGATGTATAATGAGTAGAATTTCTTTCGTAGCCGAAAAGTGGTTTCTAATCACTAGGTACAACGTTTTTTTGTCTCATTGTAAAGATACAATTCTGACTTGTGCTTGTGcgtaaaaaatattattatcaagCTTCCATATTCTCCTTGTTTGAATTGGTAATGCATATGATGCGTCTAATAGATTTTTTTCTTGCAATTTCAGTTTTAATCCTCTTGATTCATACATATGGTTTGAGTTATATGGATCTCCTTCTGATCGGGATGTTGACCTTCTTGGCAGTGTACGCAGATTCTCTTATCTTTGCTTCCTCTTATAACAACTTTTTGTTTGCTGAACTATTTGGAAACTTGAGCCTCGTATGCGTATATGTCACAGGTGATTCAGTCATGGTATGTGATGGGCCGTTTAGGTGCGTTTAATACAGCCAACTTACAGGTTCATCCTTTCTGCCGAATCACATTTCCAATAGCAAAAATTAAAATGTGGTGTCGTAAATTACAAATTTGGGCAGAGGTCTGTTATTTCCAGCAATTTTTACATGTGATCCTCAACAATGTAGTTAGCTAACTCATCGATGGAGCATGACCCCCTCTATGACGCGGACAAGGGATTCAAGGTGATGCCTTCATCGTTCCATGATATAAGCGATGTTGAATTCCAAGATAACTGGGGCAGAGTCTGGTACGTGATTACTGATCGCCATTTTATCCGTTGTGTTGCATAATTGTTTCTGTTTCCCGTGCTCCTCCTCATAAGAACTCTGTGTGCCTCGAGCAGGGTGGACCTTGGCACTGCTGATATCTTTTCAATCGACGTGCTTCTTAACTGCTTGACTGTATTGAGCTCAGAGTAAGTATTGGTACAACGCCGTGTTTTTAGTCAGTTCTGCTGCGCTTTGATATGGTTGAAACTGATGAGGGCTGTGTGTCTCTGTAGATATTTGGGCATACAACAGGTGGTTTTCGGGGGTAGGAAACTCGGAGACTGGGAAGAAGGGATGACAAGCACTGAATTTGGGTATAAATCcttcaaaatatgaaaattttcgcCTGCTACAAAGTAAGACTGATGTTTTATAGCTAAGGTTTATCATGTAAAAAACGTTGTAGTTATTGATTTGAATGTGATGATCTCTCCTGTCTCAACTTCATACTATTTCCTAACACTGACTTTATGTTTCTAGGTTGTTGGAGTATTTGCTTTGAGGAAAATTAGAGGGACACGAAAAGTTTCCATTTcactaattaatactactactattttaattaGAGTTAATTCTTAGTTGAAATTCATAATATGGGGAATATATTTACTAGCCACCCACCTAACTAAGTCAAACTATGAGAGGGAAATATATTTACTAATGACAAGATTTACATTTTACATAGCGATTTCAATTATCAGGTTAATCTAGAGGCGGTCTCGATTCCACCACTTCATATCGTGATTCGTGTGAACCACATAACACAAagtactactctctccgtcccacaagaatatggactcttttctttttagtccgtccaacaagaatatgcacttttcaattttagaaactctttttACTGGTGAGattcattatccactaacaatactttaattactttttctctactcatctcttacttttctaattttgcattaaaacttatGTCGAATACAAAATACATATTCTTTGGTGACGGAGGGTGTATAATAATATGCTAATGCAATATGTTAATGttaaagttaaataattttacataaaattttaatttttatacaaTTGACATCACTGTGTTAAATGTTAGAGAATTGCTACTATTTAAGTAATTCTACGGCCAAAAATGTAATCAATGAACATTTAATGCTAATCCAATTACATTTTAGCCCACCGGGAATCTAAATACAGATTAGCATCTTCaccattttttgttttgttcgtatacaattttattattatttttattataattatatttattaaaggAGTAAATATAGCAGATTCTGTCattttcactcattttaataatttttaaaaatcgttTTATAAATACAAAGGCATCGAATTTCCCGGCAACGCTGCATCAGCACTGCACTAACTTCCAAAACCACCAATCCTCTCGCTttgattctctctctcttctccacACTTCATATGCAATTCCCCATTCAAATTCACCAACAATTTTGAGAGCAGAGGGCTCGAATTCGATCACAGCCAAGATGTCGAGCTCCATCTTGCTCTCCCACCCTCTCTCCCCACACCTTCATCTCCCAAAACCCAAATTCCGTCCCTCAATAGCCTCAAAACTCTCTAATTTCGAGCTCAAAAATGTTTCCCTGCGTCGCCCCTTGAATTCCAGCTCCACCGACGCCCCTCGCAAGCTCAGGAATCTCGTGCTAGCGCGAGTGGCGGAAACTGAGACCGAGAGAAGTGAAGCCTCTTCCTCTCTGATTGGCGAGGATTCTGCGGAATTCGTGTTGTCTGAGCAGAAGATTTCTTCCTGGGTTTATTTCACGCTGGTTTTGGGCGTCGTGCTATACATTCTCGACGTGGTTTGGATCGACAACTCCACCGGCTTCGGTAAAGCATTCGTCGACGCTGTTTCGAGCGTTTCCGGCAGCCCCGAGGTTCGAAAATGAGTCAGTTTTGTGTTTTTGGATGTAGATTGATTGTGCGAATTGGTCTTGAATTTTAATGTAGATTATCTTGCTTTGGAGTGTTGGTTTTCGTGATTTTTATGCTAGTGGGGCTTCAATATTGGATACCCTGTTTGAATTAGGGATTTTTTTCTTATAGGAAAATTGGCCCTTTTGTGTGGCTTACATGTTTGCACGATTTAGTTATAGTATTTGTTAAATATATAAGATAAATCCCGAGCCATATAGAGGCGGCattctaactattacaatcgaaagaaaaagaatagtAAGACTGAAAACAACAAAAGAAACCGAACTGTCGGCTATTGTTCTCGTATTTGCGTGTTTTGTTGTGTGTT is part of the Salvia splendens isolate huo1 chromosome 6, SspV2, whole genome shotgun sequence genome and encodes:
- the LOC121808398 gene encoding uncharacterized protein LOC121808398 encodes the protein METSCAYARCSCSLSAAQFSVVPQYNVFLPLPTSRKLRQHMLLPVTAVAKKDLRGSVNDTEPSTIDDGSGKSAKGSGTTARGRRLLKVREEKRKRDQERLHNYPAWAKVLEDACRNDSELRAVLGDSIGDPDLMRKRVEERVRTRGRNITKSKSGSVLAFKVSFRDFNPLDSYIWFELYGSPSDRDVDLLGSVIQSWYVMGRLGAFNTANLQLANSSMEHDPLYDADKGFKVMPSSFHDISDVEFQDNWGRVWVDLGTADIFSIDVLLNCLTVLSSEYLGIQQVVFGGRKLGDWEEGMTSTEFGYKSFKI